The Methanothermobacter sp. genome segment TGTTTCAGGCGAGGCCCTTGCAAGCCCATTCTCATACTTGTAGATGGTCTTGCGGGATACATGGGCCATGTCTGCAAGGTCCTTGAGTGAGAGCTTGTAATCCTCACGGACCCTCCTTAGGGTTCTCCCATCTATCTGCACATAGTAACCGCCACGATCAGCTATCACCTCAGGGTACTCCCCATCAACCACTATGTTCCTGAAGGTTTCAGGGGTAATAACAGGGATACCGTGCCTCTCATAGACAACATCCTCCTCAAGGTACTCTGTCTTTGACCTTATACCAATGAGGAGTGGTGATGCAAGGAAGGTGCGTGCAAGGGTTTTTATCTCATTGGCCTGGAAACTATTTATACTATCAATGTTCACAAGGACCTTAAGCAGAAGTAGAAGGAGTTTTCTCCTGGCCATGAGGTCAAAGCAGCTCCTATCATATATTTGAGATGTTTCAAATCCGTTGCTGGTAAGAAGTTCGTGTATTTCCCTTAATACATCTTCCCTCTTAACAGATTTATCCAACTGGACCACCGGGTGATTTAATGTACAGAATTCATGTGGGTATAGATGATACCGATTCTCCAGACGGGATGTGCACAACCTATATATCATGCTTTATAATCCATGAACTTAAAAGTTGCGGTTTCAACCTTGAGGGTTACCCGCGGCTCATAAGACTGAACCCCTTCGCGCCCCACAAGACCAGGGGTAACGGTGCAGTGGCATTCACTGTGTTGGCTGAATCAGAGAATGAAATGGATGATATCAGAGATATCGTCATTGGCAATGTTGAGGGACTTGCAGAGCTTGATAATGACAGAACAAACCCTGGGGTGGTCTTTTATACAGGTGAGATCACAGATTCCATGAGGGAATTTGCAATATCTGCTATAAGGAGAATACTCAAAATTGAGGATGCCATGAGGGTTGCAGAGGAGGTGGGGGCAGAGGTTCATGGATTCAAAAGGGGAAGAGGGATCATAGGGGCCCTTGCAGCCATCGGCTGCCCCCTTGAGGACAGGACATATGAACTTCTCACCTACAGGGTCCCTGAAAACTATGGAAAACCCCGTCAGATAGACCCAGAATCTGTGAGGCTCATGGACACTGAAACAGGCGATGAGACCTTTGACAACATTGATGGTGATTACATTGCAATAGAGCCCCATACACCCTGCCCAATACTCTATGGTATACGTGGCGAATCACCTGAGGTGCTCCTGAAAGCCATGGAGATGGTTCGTGTCTATGAGGAGATAGAGAGGTTCTGCATCTTCGAGACAAACCAGCACACGGACCAGCACATACAGGATGCAGAGAGCATAGCTGATATGGAGATATTTGGATGCTACCGCATCAGTGGCAAGGTGCTCGACAAACCTAGGGTGATTGAGGGGGGTCACGTATTTTTC includes the following:
- a CDS encoding transcriptional regulator — encoded protein: MDKSVKREDVLREIHELLTSNGFETSQIYDRSCFDLMARRKLLLLLLKVLVNIDSINSFQANEIKTLARTFLASPLLIGIRSKTEYLEEDVVYERHGIPVITPETFRNIVVDGEYPEVIADRGGYYVQIDGRTLRRVREDYKLSLKDLADMAHVSRKTIYKYENGLARASPETAMKLEEILNIRITLSIDILSVPERDEVEIRPKGRLGDIGFGMIETQRTPFDAVAKELNFESTVITDLEKGRNSRTLRRMAVPLRDLSVVSGSESVFIIDNPRISENLDGVPVIKSWEINEMESSREFLKVIAERKTCS
- a CDS encoding tRNA(Ile)(2)-agmatinylcytidine synthase, producing MYRIHVGIDDTDSPDGMCTTYISCFIIHELKSCGFNLEGYPRLIRLNPFAPHKTRGNGAVAFTVLAESENEMDDIRDIVIGNVEGLAELDNDRTNPGVVFYTGEITDSMREFAISAIRRILKIEDAMRVAEEVGAEVHGFKRGRGIIGALAAIGCPLEDRTYELLTYRVPENYGKPRQIDPESVRLMDTETGDETFDNIDGDYIAIEPHTPCPILYGIRGESPEVLLKAMEMVRVYEEIERFCIFETNQHTDQHIQDAESIADMEIFGCYRISGKVLDKPRVIEGGHVFFTLGDDSGKIECGAYEPTKDFRKVILELIPGDRVTVYGGIGAQGTLNIEKIHLERAAELYIEENPLCTCGRRMKSAGRNKGFKCPACGRRVRNSRKVKRVLERPLKEGYYEVPTCARRHLSKQLVRMGISSGPYPSA